A single region of the Kwoniella botswanensis chromosome 1, complete sequence genome encodes:
- a CDS encoding diphthine synthase, producing the protein MFYVIGLGLSDEKDITVKGLEAVKRCERVYLESYTSILMVDKGRLEAFYEKEVIIATREMVELEADEILRDSDKVDVAFLVVGDPLGATTHTDLLLRARSLQIPTQVIHNASILTALGSTGLQMYNFGQTLSLVFYTETWRPDSWFERLEENLRIGVHTLVLLDIKVREQSEENMARGRLIYEPPRYMNPHQAFSQILLTESLRHPKNPSSSSSDGGETQVEPKLSLLPPSETLAISLSRIGTSTQKLISGTLEELAQLSEEEFGDPLHSVVIVGKKLHPLEFEYAGRFAVGGEEGGWWKVGREVYGVERETF; encoded by the exons ATGTTCTACGTTATTGGATTAGGACTaagtgatgagaaggatataACAGTAAAAGGTTTAGAG GCTGTTAAACGATGTGAGAGAGTGTATTTGGAAAGTTATACTTCCATCTTAATGGTGGATAAAGGGAGATTG GAAGCTTTTTACGAGAAGGAAGTTATAATAGCCACTCGAGAGATGGTCGAATTGGAAGCGGATGAAATACTGAGGGATTCAGATAAAGTGGATGTTGCATTTTTGGTGGTTGGTGATCCTCTAGG AGCAACAACCCATACcgaccttctccttcgagCTCGTTCACTCCAAATCCCAACTCAAGTAATACACAATGCATCTATCCTCACTGCATTGGGATCAACAGGTCTACAAATGTACAATTTCGGTCAAACGCTATCTTTGGTATTTTACACCGAAACGTGGAGACCTGACAGTTGGTTCgaaaggttggaagaaaATCTAAGGATCGGGGTACATACGTTGGTGTTGTTGGATATCAAAGTTAGGGAACAGAGTGAGGAGAACATGGCTAG AGGTCGACTGATCTACGAACCCCCAAGATATATGAACCCTCATCAAGCGTTCTCTCAAATCCTCCTAACCGAATCACTGAGACATCCTAaaaacccttcttcctcttcttccgatggTGGGGAAACCCAAGTTGAACCCAAACTATCGCTATTACCTCCCTCCGAAACATTAGCTATATCATTATCTCGGATCGGCACATCCACTCAGAAATTGATAAGTGGGACATTAGAAGAATTGGCTCAACtgtctgaagaagaatttgGGGATCCTCTCCATTCGGTTGTCATAGTCGGTAAGAAGTTGCATCCGTTGGAATTTGAATATGCAGGTAGGTTTGCGGTAGggggtgaagaagggggatGGTGGAAGGTTGGTAGAGAAGTTTATGGAGTTGAGAGAGAGACGTTCTAG
- a CDS encoding protein YOP1, whose protein sequence is MSAPTQSQQIKQNFLNHPYTQQASRFATGQVNALDAELNRYPLLRNLEQQTKVPKAYGVLALAASAVVLIFFNMFGLAQPVSNLIGWALPAYLSIQAIESPQSNDDKQWLTYWVVFGSLNLAESLGVRAILYWVPMYFVFKTLFTIWLMLPATRGAETLYYHVLRPVIGNVKQKSQQTTGQTNPFAKESASAGFNPAGTTAPSSFERE, encoded by the exons ATGTCCGCCCCAACCCAATCCCAACAAATCAAACAAAACTTCCTTAACCACCCATACACCCAACAAGCTTCCAGATTCGCTACTGGTCAAGTCAACGCTCTCGATgccgag CTCAACCGATACCCCCTCTTGAGAAACCTCGAACAACAAACCAAAGTACCTAAAGCTTACGGTGTATTGGCCTTGGCTGCTTC CGCCGTcgttttgatcttcttcaacatgttCGGACTCGCTCAACCCGTTTCCAACCTTATCGGTTGGGCTCTCCCAGCTTATTTGTCCATCCAAGCTATCGAATCCCCCCAATCAAACGATGACAAACAATGGTTGACCTACTGGGTCGTCTTTGGTTCTCTCAACCTCGCTGAATCTCTCGGTGTTAGAGCTATCCTCTACTGGGTTCCTATGTACTTTGTCTTCAAGACTTTGTTCACCATCTGGC TCATGCTCCCCGCTACCCGAGGTGCCGAGACCTTGTACTACCACGTCCTTCGACCCGTCATCGGCAACGTCAAGCAAAAATCCCAACAAACCACTGGTCAAACCAACCCTTTCGCCAAGGAATCTGCTTCTGCTGGATTCAACCCTGCTGGTACCACTGCTCCATCCAGCTTTGAGCGTGAGTAG